A genomic stretch from Setaria italica strain Yugu1 chromosome VII, Setaria_italica_v2.0, whole genome shotgun sequence includes:
- the LOC101761032 gene encoding DNA-binding protein MNB1B has protein sequence MKSKAGADASFKASGAKRKKAGGPKRGLTPFFAFLAEFRPQYLEKHPENKGVKDVTKAAGEKWRSMSDEEKKKYGGGKKQEDKASKPTNKKKESTSSKKAKTDGGEGEEAEGSDKSKSEVEDDDEQDGNEEEDEE, from the exons ATGAAGAGCAAGGCTGGCGCCGACGCCTC ATTCAAGGCCTCCGGTGCCAAGCGCAAGAAGGCCGGCGGCCCCAAGCGCGGGCTCACCCCTTTCTTCGCGTTTCT GGCTGAGTTCAGGCCGCAGTACCTGGAGAAGCACCCCGAGAACAAGGGCGTCAAGGAT GTGACAAAGGCAGCTGGGGAGAAGTGGCGCTCTATGTCCGATGAG GAAAAGAAGAAGTATGGTGGGGGCAAGAAGCAGGAAGACAAGGCAAGCAAGCCCACAAACAAGAAAAAG GAGAGCACTAGCTCCAAGAAAGCCAAAACTGATGGTGGTGAAGGTGAGGAAGCAGAAGGTTCTGACAAGTCCAAGTCTGAGgttgaggatgatgatgagcaGGATGGCAACGAG gaggaagatgaggagtaA
- the LOC101762241 gene encoding LOW QUALITY PROTEIN: amino acid transporter AVT3B-like (The sequence of the model RefSeq protein was modified relative to this genomic sequence to represent the inferred CDS: inserted 1 base in 1 codon): MSTALPKEKSAACPAPMPDPTPTSASSCLRPCCASTTTKRESARRELPQFPISPDASRPRHHAPTAPADCCRSIRLLQRVAMGFDKEASSSSSRLDAAAPLLPQHGGLHGGGAGGKLSSQPKTFANVFIAVVGSGVLGLPYTFSRTGWAAGTLLLLAVAALTFHCMMLLVAARRRIADEHPKIASFGDLGHAIYGAAGRHAVDAMLVLSQASFCVGYLIFISNTMAHLYPIGAESPASPLLTAXALFIWAMLPFQLGLNSIKTLTLLAPLSIFADVVDLGAMGVVLGQDASIWLANKPPVFAFAGPAELLYGLGVAVYAFEGIGMVLPLEAEAADKRKFGATLALSMVFIAVMYGLFGAMGYLAFGAATRDIITTNLGTGWLSVLVQLGLCINLFFTFPVMMNPVYEVAERLLCGKRYAWWLRWILVVVVGLLAMLVPNFADFLSLVGSSVCVVLGFVLPAAFHLKVFGGDIGCAALVADVVVIVIGIALAVSGTWTSLVQIFSSSSNV; encoded by the exons ATGTCCACGGCGTTGCCCAAGGAAAAGTCCGCGGCGTGTCCCGCTCCGATGCCCGATCCCACACCCACCTCGGCTAGTAGCTGTCTCCGGCCCTGCTGCGCCTCCACCACTACAAAGCGAGAGAGCGCACGGCGTGAGCTCCCCCAATTCCCCATTTCCCCGGACGCCAGCAGGCCACGCCACCACGCTCCAACCGCTCCGGCCGATTGTTGCCGCTCGATCCGCCTGCTCCAGCGGGTGGCCATGGGGTTCGACAAGGAGGCGAGCTCCTCGTCCTCGCGgctcgacgcggcggcgccgctgctccCGCAGCACGGCGGgctgcacggcggcggcgcgggcgggaagCTGTCGTCGCAGCCCAAGACGTTCGCCAACGTCTTCATCGCGGTGGTCGGCTCGGGCGTGCTGGGCCTCCCCTACACCTTCTCCCGCACGGGCTGGGCGGCGGGGacgctgctcctcctcgccgtcgccgcgctcacCTTCCACTGCATGATGCTGCTCGTCGCCGCGCGCCGACGGATCGCCGACGAGCACCCCAAGATCGCCTCCTTCGGGGACCTGGGCCACGCCATCTACGGCGCGGCCGGGCGCCACGCCGTCGACGCCATGCTCGTGCTCAGCCAGGCCAGCTTCTGCGTCGGCTACCTCATCTTCATCTCCAACACCATGGCGCACCTCTACCCAATCGGGGCCGAGTCCCCGGCGTCCCCGCTCCTTACCG AGGCGCTCTTCATCTGGGCCATGCTGCCGTTCCAGCTCGGCCTCAACTCCATCAAGACGCTCACGCTCCTCGCGCCGCTCAGCATCTTCGCCGACGTCGTTGACCTCGGCGCCATGGGCGTCGTCCTGGGCCAGGACGCCTCCATCTGGCTCGCCAACAAGCCCCCCGTGTTCGCCTTCGCCGGGCCGGCCGAGCTCCTCTACGGGCTCGGCGTCGCCGTCTACGCCTTCGAGGGAATCGGAATGGTCCTGCCgctggaggcggaggccgcggacAAGCGCAAGTTCGGCGCCACGCTCGCGCTGTCCATGGTATTCATCGCCGTCATGTACGGGCTGTTCGGCGCCATGGGCTACCTCGCGTTCGGCGCCGCCACACGGGACATCATCACCACGAACCTCGGCACGGGATGGCTCTCCGTCCTGGTGCAGCTCGGCCTCTGCATCAACCTCTTCTTCACCTTCCCCGTGATGATGAACCCGGTGTACGAGGTCGCCGAGCGCCTGCTCTGCGGCAAGCGCTACGCTTGGTGGCTGCGCTGGATCCTCGTCGTGGTCGTCGGGCTCCTGGCGATGCTCGTGCCTAACTTCGCTGACTTCCTCTCGCTCGTCGGGAGCAGCGTCTGCGTCGTGCTCGGCTTCGTGCTGCCCGCCGCGTTCCACCTCAAGGTGTTCGGCGGCGACATCGGGTGCGCCGCGCTCGTGGCCGACGTGGTCGTCATCGTCATCGGGATTGCGCTTGCGGTGTCCGGGACATGGACGTCGCTCGTTCAAATCTTCAGTTCTTCTTCCAACGTGTAA
- the LOC111257839 gene encoding L10-interacting MYB domain-containing protein-like produces MDNKGKGKGKSNEPEKVVCQADWENPEMTTIFCNIVVEEIAAGNRPLGTLNARGYKNLREKFFTQTGKNYTQKQLKNRWDNLKTLYGFWKSLWSDSGLGRHPVLGIPTASDTWWETNTKGHLRREKKAFRYAPPPCLKQWEIMFEKSHVSGQSACIPGEEGGGDSVPNEEERDDDPIQEIGSEQFTPTSSTRTVLKRKVTCDSPRKISPKKKGKNPMVRVMSRMVDDVISSNSVTSKALTGDFTRESVREVMALVKECGAVEGSDEHYIATQLFKHSANREIFLSSFDTNEGRFNWLKRCYEERKK; encoded by the exons ATGGATAACAAAGGAAAGGGCAAGGGAAAGAGCAACGAACCCGAGAAGGTTGTATGCCAAGCAGATTGGGAAAATCCTGAAATGACTACAATTTTTTGTAACATTGTTGTTGAGGAGATTGCAGCTGGAAATAGGCCTCTAGGTACACTGAATGCAAGAGGCTATAAGAACTTGCGGGAAAAGTTTTTCACTCAAACAGGAAAAAATTATACCCAGAAACAACTGAAAAACCGTTGGGATAACTTGAAAACCTTGTATGGTTTTTGGAAATCGCTTTGGAGCGATTCTGGCCTTGGAAGGCATCCTGTTTTGGGGATACCTACAGCAAGTGATACATGGTGGGAGACAAATACAAAG GGACACCTCAGGAGGGAGAAAAAGGCATTCCGTTATGCTCCTCCACCATGTTTGAAACAATGGGAAATTATGTTTGAGAAGAGTCATGTCTCAGGCCAATCTGCATGCATTCCTGGTGAAGAAGGTGGTGGGGATAGCGTTCCCAATGAAGAAGAGAGGGATGATGATCCAATTCAAGAAATAGGGAGTGAGCAATTTACACCCACATCATCTACACGCACTGTACTGAAGAGGAAGGTGACATGTGATAGCCCTAGGAAAATTAGTccaaagaagaaagggaagaatCCTATGGTGAGGGTGATGTCACGCATGGTGGATGATGTGATTAGTTCCAACTCTGTGACCTCCAAAGCATTGACCGGTGATTTCACTCGTGAGTCGGTTAGAGAGGTTATGGCATTGGTTAAAGAATGTGGAGCTGTAGAAGGAAGTGATGAGCACTACATTGCAACACAGTTGTTCAAGCATTCTGCAAATCGTGAAATTTTTTTGTCTAGCTTTGATACCAATGAAGGAAGGTTCAATTGGCTGAAGAGATGctatgaagaaagaaagaagtag
- the LOC101761430 gene encoding tRNA (adenine(58)-N(1))-methyltransferase non-catalytic subunit TRM6 — MEPPPPPQAIPREAWEGCSVLLDINDGDRLAFFRLTPAATVKIGNKTCSLQPLVGRPFGSLFRVGADGLVPCAAGDAPSREDSMEDGADGQVQDETRDNRSLVDNNTAQNLSSDDIEAMKRDGATGDEIVEALIANSSTFGKKTAFSQEKYKLKKQKKYAPKVLLRRPSTRSICETYFKKSPGRIGFMRVDTLSLLLSMANIGAYSDVLVVDMVGGLIVGAVAERLGGTGYVCSTYLGSPSSIDIIRMYNLSSDMVSRIVQVPLSDLCSMQSSGNTPSVLNGSTEGEVVDSVVVQDEDARASLAQAVDTADEKAQLSTEQPTDMEVSKPLDGQDENSSLDCKDGDGDSVASKSKPGKAPSPEKMKYWKEHGFSSLIVAAPGHEVESLVADLLPLLSYSAPFAIYHQYLEPLAKCMHTLQVSKRAIGLQLSEPWLREYQVLPSRTHPHMQMNAFGGYILSGIRIRSEPVSHQ; from the exons AtggaaccgccgccgccgccgcaggcgatTCCTCGGGAGGCGTGGGAGGGCTGCAGCGTCCTCCTCGACATCAACGACGGCGACCGCCTGGCCTTCTTCCGCCTCACCCCCGCAGC GACGGTGAAGATTGGGAACAAGACCTGCTCGCTGCAGCCGCTCGTGGGGCGCCCTTTCGGCTCCCTCTTCCGCGTCGGTGCTGACGGACTCGTCCCCTGCGCCGCCGGGGATGCCCCATCTCGTG AGGATAGCATGGAAGATGGTGCCGATGGCCAAGTGCAGGATGAAACTAGGGACAATAGGTCCCTGGTTGATAACAATACAGCCCAGAATTTATCTAGTGATGACATAGAGGCAATGAAGAG GGATGGTGCAACTGGTGACGAGATTGTTGAAGCTTTGATAGCAAACAGCTCGACATTTGGAAAGAAAACTGCATTCTCACAA GAGAAATACAAgttaaagaaacaaaagaaatatgcACCTAAAGTTCTTTTGCGACGCCCCTCTACCCGAAG CATTTGTGAGACATACTTCAAGAAAAGTCCAGGTCGAATAGG GTTTATGCGAGTTGACACACTATCTCTCTTATTATCTATGGCAAACATTGGTGCATATTCAGATGTGCTTGTGGTTGATATGGTTGGAGGTTTAATTGTTGGAGCTGTTGCTGAACGTTTAGGAG GTACAGGATATGTTTGCAGCACATATCTTGGTTCACCCAGCTCCATAGACATTATAAGAATGTACAATCTGAGCAGTGATATGGTCAGCAG GATTGTTCAGGTGCCGCTTAGTGACCTATGCTCAATGCAAAGTTCTGGGAATACTCCTTCCGTTCTCAATGGTAGCACTGAAGGGGAAGTGGTTGATTCTGTTGTAGTACAAGATGAGGATGCACGGGCATCTCTGGCACAGGCAGTTGACACAGCAGATGAGAAGGCACAATTGTCAACAGAACAACCAACTGATATGGAGGTCTCGAAGCCTTTGGATGGTCAAGATGAAAACTCTTCATTAG ACTGCAAAGATGGTGATGGTGATTCAGTTGCTTCCAAATCTAAACCTGGAAAAGCAccatcaccagagaagatgaaatattggaAAGAACATGGCTTTAGCAG TTTAATTGTTGCTGCCCCGGGCCATGAGGTAGAGAGTTTGGTTGCTGATCTGCTTCCACTATTGTCTTACTCAGCTCCATTTGCTATCTATCATCAATATCTTGAG CCTCTTGCAAAGTGCATGCACACCTTGCAAGTATCAAAAAGGGCTATTGGATTGCAGCTTTCTGAACCCTGGCTACGTGAATACCAG GTGCTTCCATCGCGGACTCATCCGCACATGCAAATGAATGCATTTGGTGGTTATATCTTGAGCGGCATAAGGATACGAAGTGAACCAGTGAGTCATCAATAA
- the LOC101760631 gene encoding transport and Golgi organization 2 homolog: MCIAAWAWECHPAHRLLLLFNRDEYHSRPTQPAQWWAPGEDGKEILGGRDELGGGTWMGCTRDGKLAFLTNVREPGSLIGAKTRGQLPVRFLQGSQGPLEYAAEIAKEADQYNGFNLILADVNSGTMVYISNRPGDDPVIHTVAPGIHVLSNASINSPWPKALRLGQSFKKYLETHDDAEASVKQMVEELMMDTIKADTSMVPDTGVDPEWEYNLSSIFIDTAKGQARYGTRSMVALAAKLDGEATFYERYLENSLWKENIIQFQMEKAQQVLRGTTE, translated from the exons ATGTGCATCGCGGCGTGGGCGTGGGAGTGCCACCCGGCGCATCGCCTACTCCTGCTCTTCAACCGCGACGAGTACCACTCCAG GCCGACGCAGCCGGCGCAGTGGTGGGCGCCGGGGGAGGACGGCAAGGAGATCCTCGGGGGCAGGGACGAGCTCGGCGGGGGCACGTGGATGGGGTGCACGAGGGACGGGAAGCTCGCCTTCCTTACCAACGTGCGGGAGCCCGGCTCGCTGATCGGCGCCAAGACCAGAGGGCAGCTCCCCGTCAGGTTTCTTCAG GGCAGCCAGGGTCCATTGGAGTATGCAGCAGAAATTGCAAAGGAAGCAGATCAGTACAATGGTTTTAACCTTATATTGGCTGATGTGAACTCAGGAACCATGGTTTACATCTCTAATAGACCTGGAGATGATCCTGTGATTCACACAGTTGCTCCTGGGATTCATGTGCTTTCGAATGCTTCAATCAATTCCCCTTGGCCAAAG GCACTGCGTTTAGGACAGAGCTTCAAAAAATATCTGGAAACACATGATGATGCAGAAGCTTCTGTAAAACAGATGGTGGAAGAGTTGATGATGGATACGATCAAGGCTGATACATCTATGGTGCCTGATACTGGCGTTGACCCTGAATGGGAATACAACTTAAGCTCTATTTTCATTGACACTGCAAAAGGACAG GCACGATATGGAACTCGAAGCATGGTGGCGCTAGCAGCAAAATTGGATGGTGAGGCAACATTCTACGAGAGGTACTTGGAAAACAGCTTGTGGAAGGAGAATATCatacagttccagatggagaaGGCACAACAGGTCTTGAGAGGAACTACAGAATAA
- the LOC101761823 gene encoding uncharacterized protein LOC101761823: MFVKKLVEKASKKQNIGSISSLRAEDVSPRLAFHYGVPADASLLAYDPVLHVLAVATRNGQIKLFGRDNTQALLQSPSPLPSRFLQFAEGQGVLLNVNTQNQIEVWDIDAKKLCYVHPFEKGITAFSVLQKSFYIYVGDSSGNVSLLKLDLAQRCLADMPYWIPFAESYGSGPSVGNDVEVIFVSPQPMAESNRVLIIFRDGVMSLWDIKASKAVSVSGKTMQQQSHQEAKTVASACWVCAKGSKIAIGYDNGDLYIWGIPEAIINAQNLSSMGNQNLPIQRLNLGYKLDKLPIVSLKWISSDGKAGRLYINGFNDHGHLFQVLILNEESESRIVKMVLPLTKSCQGMELITGLSDPNKHRQSALVLLLKSGQMCLYDDSEIERYLLHSQSRSPPTLPNHSSVKLPYGDSGISVAKFYTSNHASSASFDEDYFSLASKFPWLFSMKDKGQTLTSFTNIHKTRNLYITGHLDGTLSFWDASCPLLLQIFKIKQQNDDNTSGGNPITSLQFDMPSSILISGDMSGMVRIITFKKDSTDNIFSFLNAKQGDNYNVRSIKLKGAVTTMSSISKSKYFAAGTEKGVVSVINVEDATILYQKQFECRLSGGIASLQFEIYSHNGYDKDILIIAMEDSSIFILEEETGKLLNPNPVQTDKPSKALLLQMLELSPNDASVSDNHNTVSKESLLLLCTENAVRLFSLSHAIQGTKKIINKKKFSSNCCFASLIHSSSDEIGLILVFSNGKIEIRSLPDLSLLKDASLRGFVYSRNLNSSSFIACSCDGETILVNGEETYFFSTLCQDDIYRHVDSITTVYRKESSPKEESSLVVKSPKEKKKGLFGMIMKDNKGSKSKESDANGSEQCITTSEKLASIFSSANFAPPSERRNSSLKDEENVDLDIDDIDIDDNPQKQKGPHFPGLSKDKISKGFQSLRGKLMPKTEEKTSSGNKKTEDETSVSQVDQIKMKYGYANATNDDSTSVPKMIGNKLQENMKKLEGINLRAADMATGAQSFSAMAKELLRTTKNEKGTS; encoded by the exons ATGTTCGTCAAGAAGCTCGTCGAGAAGGCCTCCAAGAAG CAAAATATCGGAAGCATCAGCAGTCTGCGCGCCGAGGACGTGAGCCCGCGGCTGGCCTTCCACTACGGCGTCCCCGCCGACGCCTCCCTCCTCGCCTACGACCCCGTCCTCcacgtcctcgccgtcgccaccag GAATGGGCAGATCAAGCTGTTCGGTCGCGACAACACGCAGGCTCTGCTCCAGTCCCCCTCCCCACTCCCTTCCAGGTTCTTGCAG TTTGCCGAGGGCCAAGGGGTTCTGCTCAATGTCAACACCCAGAACCAGATCGAG GTTTGGGACATTGACGCGAAAAAACTGTGCTATGTGCACCCGTTTGAAAAGGGAATCACTGCCTTTTCTGTGCTACAGAAGAGCTTCTACAT ATATGTAGGAGATAGTTCTGGAAATGTGTCTCTGTTGAAACTTGATCTGGCTCAGAGATGCTTAGCTGACATGCCGTACTGGATTCCTTTTGCTGAATCTTATG GTTCCGGTCCCAGTGTTGGTAATGATGTCGAAGTAATATTTGTATCACCACAGCCTATGGCGGAATCCAACAG GGTGCTTATTATCTTCAGAGATGGGGTTATGAGTTTGTGGGATATTAAAGCAAGCAAGGCAGTATCCGTATCTGGTAAAACCATGCAGCAACAATCACACCAGGAGGCTAAAACTGTAGCATCTGCGTGCTGGGTTTGTGCCAAGGGAAGCAAAATTGCTATTGGATATGACAATGGTGATTTATACATTTGGGGCATTCCTGAGGCTATTATAAATGCACAAAATTTGTCATCTATGGGCAACCAGAATCTACCTATTCAGAGGCTTAACCTAGGATACAAGCTAGACAAGTTGCCAATAGTCTCTTTGAAATGGATCTCTAGCGATGGAAAGGCTGGTCGTTTGTATATCAATGGGTTCAATGATcatgggcacctatttcag GTTCTGATTCTGAATGAAGAGAGTGAATCGCGAATTGTAAAGATGGTGTTGCCTCTCACTAAATCTtgccaaggaatggaacttatTACAGGGCTTAGTGACCCAAATAAGCACAGACAAAGTGCTCTTGTTCTCTTGTTGAAATCTGGTCAGATGTGTTTATATGATGATTCAGAAATTGAGCGCTATCTTCTTCACTCTCAGTCTAGATCACCACCAACACTTCCAAACCATTCATCTGTGAAGCTTCCTTATGGTGATTCAGGCATCAGTGTTGCAAAGTTCTATACAAGTAACCATGCATCCTCAGCTTCTTTTGATGAG GATTATTTTTCATTAGCCTCCAAATTTCCATGGCTGTTCTCAATGAAGGATAAAGGCCAAACTTTAACAAGTTTTACCAACATTCATAAGACCCGCAACCTTTACATAACTGGACATCTAGATGGAACCTTAAGCTTTTGGGATGCATCGTGTCCTCTTTTGCTGCAGATTTTTAAGATAAAGCAGCAG AATGATGATAATACATCAGGTGGCAACCCTATCACCTCATTACAGTTTGACATGCCCTCCAGCATTCTGATATCTGGAGATATGAGTGGAATG GTCCGTATTATTACATTCAAAAAGGACTCCACTGATAACATATTCTCCTTTTTAAACG CAAAGCAGGGAGATAACTACAATGTTCGAAGTATAAAGCTCAAAGGAGCTGTAACCACAATGTCTTCTATCTCGAAATCAAAATATTTTGCTGCTGGAACAGAAAAGGGAGTT GTATCAGTTATCAATGTAGAAGATGCTACAATCTTATATCAAAAACAGTTTGAATGCCGGCTATCTGGTGGAATCGCCTCTTTGCAATTTGAAATCTATAGCCATAATGGATATGACAAGGACATTTTGATAATAGCAATGGAAGATTCGTCTATTTTTATTCTTGAGGAAGAAACTGGGAAACTTTTGAACCCCAACCCAGTTCAGACAGACAAACCCTCTAAAGCCCTTCTTCTGCAGATGTTGG AGTTATCACCCAATGATGCATCAGTTTCAGATAACCACAATACAGTATCGAAGGAATCATTGTTGTTACTTTGCACTGAAAATGCAGTCCGCTTATTTTCCTTGAGCCATGCAATTCAG GGAACAAAGaagataattaataagaagaaatTTAGCAGCAATTGTTGTTTCGCCTCTCTTATTCATAgctcttctgatgaaattggaCTTATACTTGTCTTCTCCAATGGGAAAATTGAAATAAG ATCCCTGCCAGATTTATCCTTGTTGAAGGATGCCTCTTTACGAGGTTTTGTGTACTCAAGAAACTTGAATTCAAGTAGTTTCATAGCTTGTTCATGTGATGGAGAAACCATCTTG GTTAATGGAGAGGAAACCTATTTTTTCTCTACACTCTGCCAAGATGACATCTACAG GCACGTGGACAGCATTACTACGGTATACAGAAAAGAAAGCTCACCAAAGGAAGAATCCTCTTTAGTGGTGAAATCtcctaaagaaaagaaaaag GGCCTGTTCGGAATGATTATGAAAGATAACAAAGGAAGCAAATCAAAAGAGAGTGATGCAAATGGCAGTGAGCAATGTATTACAACTTCTGAAAAGCTGGCTTCAATATTTTCATCAGCTAACTTTGCTCCACCATCTGAGAGAAGGAACAGTTCATTAAAAGATGAGGAAAACGTCGATCTGGACATAG ATGATATCGACATTGATGACAACCCACAGAAGCAGAAAGGACCACATTTCCCTGGTCTGAGCAAAGACAAAATCAGCAAGGGATTCCAAAGCCTTAGAG GAAAGCTGATGCCCAAGACTGAAGAAAAGACAAGTTCAGGAAATAAAAAAACTGAAGATGAAACATCAGTGAGTCAAGTTGACCAGATAAAGATGAAATATGGATATGCAAACGCAACAAATGAT GATTCAACCAGTGTTCCAAAAATGATCGGGAACAAGCTGCAAGAGAACATGAAGAAGTTGGAG GGCATTAACCTTCGGGCCGCAGATATGGCGACTGGTGCTCAGTCATTCTCCGCAATGGCAAAAGAGCTGCTCCGGACTACAAAGAACGAGAAGGGGACCTCGTAG